A single genomic interval of Vicia villosa cultivar HV-30 ecotype Madison, WI unplaced genomic scaffold, Vvil1.0 ctg.000010F_1_1, whole genome shotgun sequence harbors:
- the LOC131621597 gene encoding uncharacterized protein LOC131621597: MDEEVAADTRKDTEVAPALIAVHPDGHSVAVAVGLELRVFNLLGNSAVSLLDDSVSGEQTSHKDNIRAIRFGAKGKLFVSAGDDKTLKIWSTQLWQCVSTVSSEKRVTAVAISNDGLHVCFADKFGLVWVVDLNQTSQDKKPTPTALLSHYCSIITSLEFSPDNRFIISADRDFKIRVTNFPKNLLNGAHEIQSFCLGHTEFVSCLAFVPAQESPGSLLLSGSGDSTVRLWDISSGALLDTCEVAIKAGLLESNGNAEEHDHAVTDLCTTLDGLLVAVAIQSLRGIVLLSCNVSTQTLSFAKVVSIAGETFIPTCLANSPPTKELWMVTGVSSLPGYDYPSLARVLVISGIDVEQEPVVLEDDKIPGGEKLLETLQGTTSVDGNAFLAAAEAVKAAMCNLLIKKHYPFENREYRKKTRNDKKLKE, translated from the exons ATGGACGAAGAAGTTGCCGCAGACACCAGAAAAGACACCGAAGTAGCACCGGCACTCATCGCCGTCCACCCAGACGGCCACTCCGTCGCCGTAGCAGTCGGACTGGAGCTCCGCGTCTTCAACCTCCT TGGCAATTCTGCAGTTTCTCTACTCGACGACTCCGTCTCCGGTGAACAAACCTCTCATAAAGACAATATCAGAGCCATTCGATTCGGAGCGAAAGGAAAACTGTTCGTATCCGCCGGtgatgataaaaccctaaaaatttgGTCGACGCAATTGTGGCAGTGCGTTTCCACCGTGTCGTCGGAGAAGAGAGTTACTGCTGTTGCTATAAGCAATGACGGATTGCACGTGTGTTTTGCTGATAAATTCGGTCTCGTTTGGGTTGTGGATCTTAACCAAACTTCGCAGGATAAGAAACCAACACCAACGGCGCTTCTGTCGCATTATTGCAGCATAATCACTAGCTTG GAGTTTTCGCCAGATAATCGGTTTATTATTAGTGCTGATAGGGATTTCAAAATTCGT GTTACTAATTTTCCTAAGAATCTCTTAAATGGAGCTCACGAGATTCAGAGTTTTTGTCTTGGTCATACAGA GTTTGTTTCCTGCCTTGCCTTTGTTCCAGCTCAGGAAAGCCCTGGTAGTCTTCTTCTATCTGGCAGTGGCGATTCCACA GTACGATTGTGGGATATCTCCTCTGGAGCACTCTTGGATACTTGTGAGGTTGCAATTAAG GCAGGGCTTCTAGAGTCCAATGGTAATGCAGAGGAGCATGACCATGCTGTTACTGATTTATGTACCACCTTGGATGGTTTGCTTGTTGCGGTGGCCATTCAGAG CTTGCGTGGAATTGTATTGTTGAGTTGCAATGTTTCTACTCAAACACTTTCTTTTGCCAAG GTTGTTTCTATTGCAGGAGAGACCTTTATCCCTACCTGCCTGGCAAACAGCCCTCCTACGAAGGAATTGTGGATGGTTACAGGTGTCTCTAGTTTACCTGGTTATGATTATCCGTCTTTGGCTCGTGTCCTAGTAATTTCTGGTATTGATGTTGAGCAAGAGCCAGTTGTTCTGGAAGACGATAAGATTCCTGGGGGAGAAAAGCTGCTAGAAACATTACAAGGAACCACATCTGTTGACGGCAATGCTTTTTTGGCAGCAGCTGAAGCTGTCAAAGCAGCAATGTGTAACCTATTAATAAAGAAGCATTATCCGTTCGAGAATAGAGAATATAGAAAGAAAACCAGAAATGATAAAAAACTCAAGGAATAA